A region of the Nitrospirota bacterium genome:
AATAACCCCCCCATGCCCCCCCTTGAACAAAGGGGGGGATTGCCGTTGGCCATTGAGCACCAAAGGAACTTTCCCCCCCTTAACAAGGGGGGGCTTGGGGGGGTGGTTTTCATCCTCCTTTGTGAAACCTCCGTTTCATGAGGGTTCATCCGAAAATGACCCCAAGTAAGCAGTAAGCGGTAAGCAGTTAGCAGATAAAGACTGCCTTTCCTGTTTACTGCTCACTGCTTACTGTTTACTATTTTCATTTCCCTTTGTGAGCGCCCCGCTCATGACAATTTATCTGCCAATCCCTCTTTTTGTACCATTTATAAAATCTATCAACATCTTTACGTCTTCTGAATCAGTTATCTCTTCTTCTGTTTTTGTTATTGCCTCTTTTAATGAGAGTTTGGAACGGAATAAAATCTTGTATGCCTTTTTTATTTTCAGAACACGTTCCTTATTAAAGCCATGACGTCTTAAACCTACAATGTTAAGGCCGTACAGTGTTGCCCTGTTACCGACTGCTGAGACAAAGGGCGGGACGTCTAAGGAAACAGCAGAGCAGGCGCCTACCATTGCATATTTACCGATGCGTACAAACTGATGAATCCCTGTTAAACCGCCAATAACAGCATGGTCTTCAACTAAGATGTGACCTCCGAGTGTAGCCGCATTTGCCATAATGATATTATTGCCTACGTTACAGTCATGTGCAATATGTACATAAGCCAT
Encoded here:
- the lpxA gene encoding acyl-ACP--UDP-N-acetylglucosamine O-acyltransferase, whose product is MNNIHSTAIVHPGAKLGEGVSIGAFSIIGENVKIGDGTIIESHVVIDGWTEIGKGNRIYPFSTIGTPPQDISYAGEETRVTIGDKNIIREYVTIHRGTKKGGGHTIVGSQNYIMAYVHIAHDCNVGNNIIMANAATLGGHILVEDHAVIGGLTGIHQFVRIGKYAMVGACSAVSLDVPPFVSAVGNRATLYGLNIVGLRRHGFNKERVLKIKKAYKILFRSKLSLKEAITKTEEEITDSEDVKMLIDFINGTKRGIGR